From Pan troglodytes isolate AG18354 chromosome 11, NHGRI_mPanTro3-v2.0_pri, whole genome shotgun sequence, the proteins below share one genomic window:
- the FCN1 gene encoding ficolin-1 isoform X2, whose protein sequence is MELSGATMAQGLAVLLVLFLHIKNLPAQAADTCPEVKVVGLEGSDKLTILRGCPGLPGAPGPKGEAGAIGERGDRGEKGMRGEKGDAGRSQSCATGPRNCKDLLDRGHFLSGWHTIYLPDCRPLTVLCDMDTDGGGWTVFQRRMDGSVDFYRDWAAYKQGFGSQLGEFWLGNDNIHALTAQGSSELRVDLVDFEGNHQFAKYKSFKVAGEAEKYKLVLGAFVGGSAGNSLTGHNNNFFSTKDQDNDVSSLNCAEKFQGAWWYANCHASNLNGLYLMGPHESYANGINWSAGKGYKYSYKVSEMKVRPA, encoded by the exons ATGGAGCTGAGTGGAGCCACCATGGCCCAGGGGCTTGCTGTCCTGCTAGTCTTGTTCCTGCATATCAAGAACCTGCCTGCCCAGGCGGCGGACACGTGTCCAG AGGTGAAGGTGGTGGGCCTGGAGGGCTCTGACAAGCTCACCATTCTCCGAGGCTGCCCAGGGCTGCCCGGGGCCCCAGGGCCAAAGGGAGAGGCAGGTGCCATTGGAGAGAGAG gaGACCGAGGAGAGAAGGGGATGCGTGGAGAGAAAG GAGATGCTGGGCGGTCTCAGTCGTGTGCGACAG GCCCACGCAACTGCAAGGACCTGCTAGACCGGGGGCATTTCCTGAGCGGCTGGCACACCATCTACCTGCCCGACTGCCGGCCCCTGACTGTGCTCTGTGACATGGACACGGACGGAGGGGGCTGGACC GTTTTCCAGCGGAGGATGGATGGCTCTGTGGACTTCTATCGGGACTGGGCCGCGTACAAGCAGGGCTTCGGCAGTCAGCTGGGGGAGTTCTGGCTGGGGAACGACAACATCCACGCCCTGACTGCCCAGG GAAGCAGCGAGCTCCGTGTAGACCTGGTGGACTTTGAGGGCAACCACCAGTTTGCTAAGTACAAATCATTCAAGGTGGCCGGCGAGGCAGAGAAGTACAAGCTGGTACTGGGAGCCTTTGTCGGGGGCAGTGCGG GTAATTCTCTAACGGGCCACAACAACAACTTCTTCTCCACCAAAGACCAAGACAATGATGTGAGTTCTTTGAATTGTGCTGAGAAGTTCCAGGGAGCCTGGTGGTACGCCAACTGTCATGCTTCAAACCTCAATGGTCTCTACCTCATGGGACCCCATGAGAGCTATGCCAATGGTATCAACTGGAGTGCGGGGAAGGGGTACAAATATAGCTACAAGGTGTCAGAGATGAAGGTGCGGCCCGCCTAG
- the FCN1 gene encoding ficolin-1 isoform X1, which produces MELSGATMAQGLAVLLVLFLHIKNLPAQAADTCPEVKVVGLEGSDKLTILRGCPGLPGAPGPKGEAGAIGERGERGLPGAPGKAGPVGPKGDRGEKGMRGEKGDAGRSQSCATGPRNCKDLLDRGHFLSGWHTIYLPDCRPLTVLCDMDTDGGGWTVFQRRMDGSVDFYRDWAAYKQGFGSQLGEFWLGNDNIHALTAQGSSELRVDLVDFEGNHQFAKYKSFKVAGEAEKYKLVLGAFVGGSAGNSLTGHNNNFFSTKDQDNDVSSLNCAEKFQGAWWYANCHASNLNGLYLMGPHESYANGINWSAGKGYKYSYKVSEMKVRPA; this is translated from the exons ATGGAGCTGAGTGGAGCCACCATGGCCCAGGGGCTTGCTGTCCTGCTAGTCTTGTTCCTGCATATCAAGAACCTGCCTGCCCAGGCGGCGGACACGTGTCCAG AGGTGAAGGTGGTGGGCCTGGAGGGCTCTGACAAGCTCACCATTCTCCGAGGCTGCCCAGGGCTGCCCGGGGCCCCAGGGCCAAAGGGAGAGGCAGGTGCCATTGGAGAGAGAG GAGAACGCGGTCTCCCTGGAGCCCCTGGAAAGGCAGGACCAGTGGGGCCCAAAG gaGACCGAGGAGAGAAGGGGATGCGTGGAGAGAAAG GAGATGCTGGGCGGTCTCAGTCGTGTGCGACAG GCCCACGCAACTGCAAGGACCTGCTAGACCGGGGGCATTTCCTGAGCGGCTGGCACACCATCTACCTGCCCGACTGCCGGCCCCTGACTGTGCTCTGTGACATGGACACGGACGGAGGGGGCTGGACC GTTTTCCAGCGGAGGATGGATGGCTCTGTGGACTTCTATCGGGACTGGGCCGCGTACAAGCAGGGCTTCGGCAGTCAGCTGGGGGAGTTCTGGCTGGGGAACGACAACATCCACGCCCTGACTGCCCAGG GAAGCAGCGAGCTCCGTGTAGACCTGGTGGACTTTGAGGGCAACCACCAGTTTGCTAAGTACAAATCATTCAAGGTGGCCGGCGAGGCAGAGAAGTACAAGCTGGTACTGGGAGCCTTTGTCGGGGGCAGTGCGG GTAATTCTCTAACGGGCCACAACAACAACTTCTTCTCCACCAAAGACCAAGACAATGATGTGAGTTCTTTGAATTGTGCTGAGAAGTTCCAGGGAGCCTGGTGGTACGCCAACTGTCATGCTTCAAACCTCAATGGTCTCTACCTCATGGGACCCCATGAGAGCTATGCCAATGGTATCAACTGGAGTGCGGGGAAGGGGTACAAATATAGCTACAAGGTGTCAGAGATGAAGGTGCGGCCCGCCTAG